From the Vulpes lagopus strain Blue_001 chromosome 15, ASM1834538v1, whole genome shotgun sequence genome, one window contains:
- the KCNJ11 gene encoding ATP-sensitive inward rectifier potassium channel 11 yields the protein MSFLCSWLLFAMVWWLIAFAHGDLAPGEGTAVPCVTSIHSFSSAFLFSIEVQVTIGFGGRMVTEECPLAILILIVQNIVGLMINAIMLGCIFMKTAQAHRRAETLIFSKHAVIAVRHGRLCFMLRVGDLRKSMIISATIHMQVVRKTTSPEGEVVPLHQVDIPMENGVGGNSIFLVAPLIIYHVIDANSPLYDLAPSDLHHHQDLEIIVILEGVVETTGITTQARTSYLADEILWGQRFVPIVAEEDGRYSVDYSKFGNTIKVPTPLCTARQLDEDRSLLDALTLASARGPLRKRSVAVAKAKPKFSISPDSLS from the coding sequence ATGTCCTTCCTGTGCAGCTGGCTGCTCTTTGCCATGGTCTGGTGGCTCATCGCCTTCGCCCACGGTGACCTGGCCCCCGGTGAGGGCACTGCGGTGCCCTGTGTCACCAGCATCCACTCTTTTTCATCtgccttccttttctccattgaggTCCAGGTGACCATTGGCTTTGGCGGGCGCATGGTGACCGAGGAGTGCCCGCTGGCCATCTTGATCCTCATTGTGCAGAACATCGTGGGGCTCATGATCAATGCCATCATGCTGGGCTGCATCTTCATGAAGACGGCCCAGGCCCATCGGCGGGCCGAGACCCTCATCTTCAGCAAGCATGCGGTCATCGCAGTGCGCCACGGCCGCCTCTGCTTCATGCTGCGCGTCGGTGACCTCCGCAAGAGCATGATCATCAGCGCCACCATCCACATGCAGGTGGTGCGCAAGACCACCAGCCCCGAGGGTGAAGTGGTGCCCCTACACCAGGTGGACATCCCCATGGAGAACGGTGTGGGCGGCAACAGCATCTTCCTGGTAGCTCCTCTCATCATCTACCACGTCATTGATGCCAACAGTCCACTCTATGACCTGGCACCCAGCGACCTGCATCACCATCAAGACCTGGAGATCATTGTCATCCTGGAGGGCGTGGTGGAAACCACGGGCATCACTACCCAGGCCCGCACCTCCTACCTGGCCGATGAGATCCTCTGGGGCCAGCGCTTTGTACCCATCGTGGCCGAGGAGGATGGCCGCTACTCTGTGGACTACTCCAAATTTGGCAACACCATCAAAGTGCCCACGCCACTCTGCACGGCCCGCCAGCTTGATGAGGACCGCAGCCTGCTGGACGCCCTGACCCTCGCCTCGGCCCGCGGTCCCCTGCGCAAGCGCAGTGTGGCTGTGGCCAAGGCCAAACCCAAGTTTAGCATCTCTCCGGATTCCCTGTCCTGA